From the Kribbella sp. CA-293567 genome, the window GAGGACATGTCGCTGCTGGCGATCTGCGCCGACGACGTGGCCGAGCGGCATGTTCCCAACCTTTCCTCCGTCACGCTGCCGGCCGACGAGATCGGCCAGCAGGCGGTCGAGATGCTGATCGCCAAGCTCGAAGGCAGCCAGCCGGCCGCCGTGACGCTGGTACCGGCGCAACTGGTGCCCCGCGCCAGTACCAGCGCAGCCCCGGGCACTCAGGCCCGCACCACCGCCTGAGCACCGGCCGCCAGCCTCAACGGACTCACGACCTCCACACCGGACAGCAGCTCGAAGCCCGTGACGGGGATTGCCACGTCCTCCTCCGAGTGGTTGATCAGCACGGTCCAGGTGACCTGCTCGGCCTTTCGACGGACCACTTCCACTCCGGCGGGCAGGCCGGGCTGCGCGACGCCCGCACCGCGAACCACCTGCCCCACCAACTCTCCGTACCCCGCGTCGTCGAGCTGCGTCGACACGTACCAGGCCACGCCCTCGCCGTACTCGTGCCTGGTGATCGCAGGCGAGCCGTCGAGCACCCCACCGGCGTACCGGTCGACTGCCTCGGCCCCAGCCAGGTGGACGTGCTCGCTCCACAGACCACCTCGACCACCGGAGGCCAGCTCGACCTCCGCGACCGGATGAAACTCCTCGACCCTGATCCCCAGCACGTCGCGGAACGCTCCGGGATAGCCACCGAGCCGCACCTGCGCGTCCTGATCCACGATCCCGCTGAAATACGTGACCAGCAGATGTCCACCGCCTTCGACATAGCGGGCGATCGACTCGGCAGCCGCATCCGAGACGAGGTACAGACTCGGCACGACCACCACCCGGTACGCCGAGAGGTCGGCGCCAGGGCCGGCCAGATCAACGCCGATCCCGGCGGTCCAGAACTGCCGGTGAGCGGCCTGCACCGCCGTCAGGTAATCGAGGTCCTCCGACGGCAGATGAGTCGCCTGCATCACCCACCAGGCCTCGGCGTCCCACAGGATCGCGACCTCGGCCTCCACCTCGCTGCCGTCCAGCTCGGCCAGCCGCGGCAGCGCCGTACCGAACTCGGCGATCTCGCGGAACCTCCGCGAGTCCGGACCGGCGTGCGGCACCATCGCGGAGTGGAACATCTCCGCTCCACCCCGCGAAGCGCGCCACTGGAAGAACAGCGCTCCCCGCGATCCGCGAGCGAGATGGGACAGACTGTGCCGCGCCATCCGGCCAGGCTCCTTGGTGTGCAGCCGATGGCCGTCGTTCACCGAGCCGGCCGCCTGCTCCATCAGCAGCCACGACTTGCCACCCGCCCATGATCGGGCCAGATCGGCGCCGAAAGCCGTCTGTTCCTCGGCGCCCCGGCCCGCACTGCCGGGGTAGTGGTCGATCGCGACCAGGTCGACCTCGCTCCCCCAGCGGGAGTGGTCGACCGGCACCCAGCCGCCGAAGACGAAGTTGGTCGTGATCGGCAACTTCGGGGTGAGGCCGCGCAGAACCGCCTTCTGCTCCCGGAACGCCTCGAGCAGTTCGTCGGACCAGAACCGGCGGAAGTCCAGCGCCTGCGTCGGATTCACCAGGTACTGCGTCGTACGCGGCGGCTGGATCTCCTCCCAGTCGGCGTACCCCTGACTCCAGAACGCCGTGGTCCACGCGGCGTTCAGGCGATCGAGTTCGCCGTACCGATGCTGGAGCCACCGCCGGAACGCCGCCGCGGCGTGGTCGCAGTGGCAGGTCGTGCCGTACTCGTTGTGGACGTGCCACATCGCCAGCGCCGGGTGCTCGGCGTACCGCTCACCCAGCGCCTTGGCGATCCCCACCGCCGCCTCCCGGTACGCCGGTGCGCAGGCGCAGTACGTGTCCCGGCTCCCGTGCGTCAGCCGTACTCCGCTCGCGTTCACCGGCAGCGCGTCGGGATGGCGCAGGCCGAACCACGGTGGCGGCGATGCCGTCGGAGTCGCCAGGTCGACCTGCACACCCCCCTCGTGCAGCAGGTCCATCACCTGGTCGAGCCAGCCGAACTCGTACCGCCCGGGCTCGGGTTCGAGGCTGGACCAGGCGAAGACGCCGACCGTCACCAGGTTCACGCCGGCCTGGCGCATCAGGGCGACGTCTTCCTTCCAGACCTCCGGCGACCACTGCTCGGGGTTGTAGTCACCACCGAAGTAGAGCTTCGTCATACCGGTTCCCCGTAAGGGATTCCGAGGCCGTTCGTGGAGACGTAGACCCGTCCGAACACCCGTGGGTCCCCGGAGATCGCGTCGTTGGTGGACGCGTACTGGTGCCGGTCGTCGTTCACCCGGATCCATCCGGCGCCGCTGTCGTCGGACCGGAAGATCCCCCACACCCCGTCGACCTTGCCGGAGGTGTAGACGGCCATCTCGGTCCTCCCGGGCGCGGCCTTGCCGAAGCCCACCGTCAGCGCCTGCTCGATGGTCGCGAGCCGCTGATAGGTCAGGCCCTGGTCGACCGAGCGATACATTCCACCGGCGCCAGCGGCCAGCCAGCAGTGCCCGCTCCGGTTCAGCACGGTCTCGAGCTTGCCGCCGCCGGCCGGCAGGCCAGTTGCCGTCGGCAAGAAAGTCACACCGCCGTCAAGACTCCGGTACGCCGTACCGGTGGCAGCGTCGAAGGCGTAGAACAGACTCGGGCTGACCCGGTCGGCGACCATCGCCACCTGGTTGGGCAGCCCACTGATCGGTGTCCAGGTCGCCCCACGGTCGCGCGAGTAGTGCGGGGCAACGTCGCCCGGCACCCACACGATCGTGCGGGCGTCCGTGCTGACGACGATCTTGCCAGGCTGCGCCGAACCGCTCGGCTCCCCCGCGAACGGCTGCCAGCTGATCCCCGCGTCGGTGGAGTAGGCCCCACGTTCCAGGCTTCCGCCGTACGCGACCCGGACCACGAACCCCTCGGCCTTCGCCGCGTAGTCGACACTCGGCGAGCTCCCGCTGACCGGGTTGGCCGCCTGCCCGTCCGGCGGTACGACGTCCAGCCGCGCGTGCCGGTAGACCCCGATGTCGCCGAGCGCGCTGATCAGCGGAGGTCCCCAGGGCGGGCTGATCAGGTCGAGCACGGCCGTCTCCTCCAGCCCCTGCGCCCGGACCGACCAGTGCGTACTGCGGCCCGCCTCGGCGTTCGTCACGTCGTCGGTGCCGAAGATCGTCGCGCCGGTGACGTACATGACCTTGCCGGAGTCGAACGGGTCGATCGAGATGTCCCCGATCATCCAGCCCAGCTTGGCCGTGCCGTGGAAGTCGAGGAACGGAGCACCTGACGTGTCGAGGACGATCTTCGCGCCGATCGAGTGCCAGGTCGCTCCCCCGTCGACCGACCGGAAGACGTCGTCCACCGGACCCCAACGGCTCATCGTCGCGACCATCAGGGTGCCGGGCCGGCGAGGGTCGATCGCCAGCCCGGCATAGCCGAAGCCGGCCTCGCCGCCGGTGTTCGGCCGCAACGGGGTGATGTCGGTCCAGACACCGGTCGCCGTGTCGACCTTGTGGACCGCGCCGTCGTACATCTCGTACGGCCCGGGCAGGTCGCCGTAGGTCAGGTAGAGACACCCGTCGGGTCCGAGCTCGCCGTGGTGCGGCAACAGGCCGGTCGGCTGACCAGCAACGGCCGACCAGCTCGCGCCGCCGTCCGTACTGCGCCACAAGGGATTCGCCCGATCGGTCGTGCCGACGTAGATCGTCCCGGTACGCCGCCCTCGCCGCCCACCGCGCGGATCGAAGAAGACGAATCCGAGCCCCAGCCCGGCCTCACCGGTGGTCGGAAAACTCTCCACCCGCGCCCAGGTCTTCCCGCGGTCAGCACTGCGCCACAACCCTTGGTTGCGAGTGCCGAAGTACAGGATGCGGCCGTCGTGCGGATCGACCGCAAGCCGCTCGCCCATCGACCGGCCCGGCTCGTTACCGCCGAGCTTGAACGGCAGATCCGTGCGCTGGAAGGTGCGGCCCTGGTCCGACGAGCGCAGGATCGCGCCGTTGATCGGCGACCAGTCGTTCGTATAGGTGCCGACGGCAAGGTAGAGCCGGGACGGGTCCCGCGGGTCGAGAGCGAGACTCTCGACCCCGGTCAGGCTCCAGTCCTCGAAGCCGACCCATTCCAGCAACTGGACCCAGCGCTGGGTGCGTTGGTCCAGCCGGGCCGCGCCGCCGATGTCGGTGCGGGCGTAGACCAGGCCTCGCCGGGCCGGGTGATGGATGATGCCGGTGACGAAACCGCCGCCGACGATCTCGACGTTGCGCCAGCGGTACCGGCGGGAAGGGTGGTGCGGGCCGGCCGTGGCCGGCTGCGGGAACGCGGCGGCGGCCACGGCCGCACCCGCGCCCAGCCCCAGGAAATGCCTGCGGACAAGCGTCATCTCACTCCTTCTTGACGGGCTTCAGCCCTTGACCGCGCCGATGATGACGCCCTTGGTGAAGTGCTTCTGGATGAACGGGTAGATGACCAGTACCGGCACGATCGCGATCACCACGATCGCCATCTTGATCGCCAGGCTCGGGGCCGGCGCCAGGCCGATCCCGGTCGAGGTGACGCCGCCCGCTCCGGTCGGCAGCACCTGCTCCTGCACGATGTAGGTGCGGAGCACCATCTGCAGTGGCCACTTGTTGTTGTCGTTCAGGTAGAGCATCGCGTTGAAGAAGGCGTTCCAGTAGCCGACCGCGTAGAACAGGCCGACCACGGCGACCACCGCCTTGGACAGCGGCATCACGATCCGGCTCAGCACCGCGAACTCACCGGCGCCGTCGATCCGGGCGCTGTCGATCAGCTCACCGGGGATCCCCATGAAGAAGGACCGCATCACGATCAGGTTGAACGCCGAGACCGCGGTCGGCAGGATCAGCGAGCCGTAGCTGTTGATCAGGCCGAGCGAGTTGACCACCAGGTAGCTGGGGATGATGCCCGGCCCGAACAGGAAGGTCAGCAACACGACGAACAGCAGCGGCCGGTGCAGCAGCGACCCCGGCCGCGACAGCCCGTACGCCGCGAGCACGGTGATCGCCAGGCTGAAGAAGGTGCCGATCGCCGTGATCACGACGCTGATCAGCAGCGCCCGGGTGACCACGCCGCCGGAGAGCAGTTGCACGTAGGCCGCGACGGTGAGTTCCCGCGGTACGACGACCAGGCCGCCGGCCCGGGTCACCGCTTCGGTGCTCGACAGGCTGGTCACCACGACGACGTACAGGGGGAACGTGACGAGCAGGATCACCAGGCCGAGGACGACCGGTTTGCTCAGCCGGCCGAGGAAGCTGGGCTCCTCCTCCCAGACCGGACGGCCGGTCTCCTCCTCCGAGCGGCGCCGGGTGAGCCGGCGGGGCAAGGTGACGGGTTGGGTGGTCATGATCGGGAATACACCCCCTGCTCGCCCACCAGGTGGGCGAATCGGTTGGCCAGCAGGACCAGGACGAGCCCGACCACGCCCTTGAACAGGCCGGCGGCGGCGCCGTAGCCGAAGTCGCCGACGAGCAGACCCTGGTAGTAGACGTAGGTGTCGAGCACTTCGGCCGCACCGCCGCCGACCGCGCTGCGTTGCAGGATGAACTGCTCGAAG encodes:
- a CDS encoding carbohydrate ABC transporter permease, giving the protein MTTQPVTLPRRLTRRRSEEETGRPVWEEEPSFLGRLSKPVVLGLVILLVTFPLYVVVVTSLSSTEAVTRAGGLVVVPRELTVAAYVQLLSGGVVTRALLISVVITAIGTFFSLAITVLAAYGLSRPGSLLHRPLLFVVLLTFLFGPGIIPSYLVVNSLGLINSYGSLILPTAVSAFNLIVMRSFFMGIPGELIDSARIDGAGEFAVLSRIVMPLSKAVVAVVGLFYAVGYWNAFFNAMLYLNDNNKWPLQMVLRTYIVQEQVLPTGAGGVTSTGIGLAPAPSLAIKMAIVVIAIVPVLVIYPFIQKHFTKGVIIGAVKG
- a CDS encoding beta-galactosidase, whose product is MTKLYFGGDYNPEQWSPEVWKEDVALMRQAGVNLVTVGVFAWSSLEPEPGRYEFGWLDQVMDLLHEGGVQVDLATPTASPPPWFGLRHPDALPVNASGVRLTHGSRDTYCACAPAYREAAVGIAKALGERYAEHPALAMWHVHNEYGTTCHCDHAAAAFRRWLQHRYGELDRLNAAWTTAFWSQGYADWEEIQPPRTTQYLVNPTQALDFRRFWSDELLEAFREQKAVLRGLTPKLPITTNFVFGGWVPVDHSRWGSEVDLVAIDHYPGSAGRGAEEQTAFGADLARSWAGGKSWLLMEQAAGSVNDGHRLHTKEPGRMARHSLSHLARGSRGALFFQWRASRGGAEMFHSAMVPHAGPDSRRFREIAEFGTALPRLAELDGSEVEAEVAILWDAEAWWVMQATHLPSEDLDYLTAVQAAHRQFWTAGIGVDLAGPGADLSAYRVVVVPSLYLVSDAAAESIARYVEGGGHLLVTYFSGIVDQDAQVRLGGYPGAFRDVLGIRVEEFHPVAEVELASGGRGGLWSEHVHLAGAEAVDRYAGGVLDGSPAITRHEYGEGVAWYVSTQLDDAGYGELVGQVVRGAGVAQPGLPAGVEVVRRKAEQVTWTVLINHSEEDVAIPVTGFELLSGVEVVSPLRLAAGAQAVVRA
- a CDS encoding sialidase family protein, which gives rise to MTLVRRHFLGLGAGAAVAAAAFPQPATAGPHHPSRRYRWRNVEIVGGGFVTGIIHHPARRGLVYARTDIGGAARLDQRTQRWVQLLEWVGFEDWSLTGVESLALDPRDPSRLYLAVGTYTNDWSPINGAILRSSDQGRTFQRTDLPFKLGGNEPGRSMGERLAVDPHDGRILYFGTRNQGLWRSADRGKTWARVESFPTTGEAGLGLGFVFFDPRGGRRGRRTGTIYVGTTDRANPLWRSTDGGASWSAVAGQPTGLLPHHGELGPDGCLYLTYGDLPGPYEMYDGAVHKVDTATGVWTDITPLRPNTGGEAGFGYAGLAIDPRRPGTLMVATMSRWGPVDDVFRSVDGGATWHSIGAKIVLDTSGAPFLDFHGTAKLGWMIGDISIDPFDSGKVMYVTGATIFGTDDVTNAEAGRSTHWSVRAQGLEETAVLDLISPPWGPPLISALGDIGVYRHARLDVVPPDGQAANPVSGSSPSVDYAAKAEGFVVRVAYGGSLERGAYSTDAGISWQPFAGEPSGSAQPGKIVVSTDARTIVWVPGDVAPHYSRDRGATWTPISGLPNQVAMVADRVSPSLFYAFDAATGTAYRSLDGGVTFLPTATGLPAGGGKLETVLNRSGHCWLAAGAGGMYRSVDQGLTYQRLATIEQALTVGFGKAAPGRTEMAVYTSGKVDGVWGIFRSDDSGAGWIRVNDDRHQYASTNDAISGDPRVFGRVYVSTNGLGIPYGEPV